The segment CTATTCACCCGAAAAAGGTTTTTGCGACCTTGAGCATACCAAACAAATGGCCAAACGGGTAAAAGCGGCCGGCATGAAACTACTGCTGGATTTCCATTACAGTGACTATTGGGCTGACCCGCAGCAGCAGAACAAACCAGCAGCCTGGGTAGGCAAAGATTTCAGTGTTTTGAAAGATTCGGTGCAGGCCTACACCCAGCATGTGATGCAACAGCTCAAAAACCAGGGAACAGAGCCGGAAATGGTGCAGATCGGCAATGAAATTAACCACGGCATGATCTGGCCCGAAGGACACGTAAATAACCTGGATAGCCTGGCGCAGTTAATTTACGCCGGGTTTAAAGGAGTTAAAGCCGTAAGCCCTCAATCCCTGATCATGGTACATGTGGCGCTGGGCGGACAAGCCGAAGAATCAGAGTTCTTTTACAATGCCATGCGCCAGCGCAATGTACCGTTTGACATCATTGGCCTTTCCTATTACCCTAAATGGCACGGTACCCTTGAAGACCTGAAAAGGAATATCGCCGTGCTTTCTAAGAAATACAACAAGCAGATTATGGTGGCCGAATACACCCACCTGAAACGGGAAGTGAACGACATTGCTTTCAGTGTTCCGGGTGGCAAAGGCATTGGATCCTTTATATGGGAACCTTTAAACACCTGGGAAGCCATCTTCGACCGTTCGGGCAAATCCAATAATTTACTTGATGTGTACCCCGAAATAGCTAAAAAGTACCTGAAATAAGTGAAGCGAAAAAAAGAGCTGCTCTACCTAAAACCGGAGCAGCTCTTTTTAAATGTCTGAATCTAAACGCTCTTATTTTTCTTTCACCAACGAAATATCATCTACCTGGCAGGAAGCATTCGCATTCCCATCGGCCAGAAAGCCTATTTCCACTTTGCCGTTTTTCACGGGCATCCGTTTGAGTTCTATAGTTACCCATTGAGGATTCGTTTTTTTCACCTTGCTCGCCATGCGCTTGCCAGCACTTTCGGCGTACATTTCCAATTTTGAGAAACCCTCAGTGTTCTTGATATTGGCGGTGAGGGTGTAAAAACCGTCGGGCAGTTTCACGTAAGGGGAAGAACTGACCACCTGCGACACCTTTCGCTGAAAAGGAACCTTGTCGCTGATGTTCAGGCTTTTTTCGCCTATGACCCTTTTCCTTTCTTCTTCAGAATTATCATAGTTCAAAACCGGTGAGCTTGTGGTGTCAAGCGAAACTTTGTTGCCCTTCAGCACCGTTGTTTCCCAGCCCAGCAAATACGTTTGAACAGGTTTAACCTGGCTCGGCATTCTTTTGCGGTCGGCTTCAAAGCTGCCGTTCTTGACGTAGTTGTTATCGGCCGCCACCTCCCACTCGCCGGTTTTCACATCCAGGTTCCAGGAGCCGAGTGAATTGAAATAGGGTTTGGCCCCGTTGAACGACATGGGAAACCACTGGTTGTAGCCTAGCCCGTTTCCCGCAAAATTGGCCCATCTGTCGCCGCAGTACACAACGGTTTCCTGTTTGCTGCCTTTAACGTTAAAGAAAAATCCGGTTTGGGTCACGTGGGCATAATCGCTTTCACTTCCCTCCATCACCTGCATGTCGTTTCGGGGCTCGTACGGGCCTTTGATATTATCCGCTACCAGGTAATACGCCAGAGAGGCATCCCAGCCGTAGAGGTTAGAAGCCGCCATATAATATTTGCCCTTGTATTTGAACATGCAATTTCCCTCACGACCCACTCCCTCAAAAATCATGGTACAGTCAAGCAAATCCACTTTCCCGTTTACTATGCCTATTTCAGAAAGGTAGATTTTATTGCGGCCTCTGCCATAGGAATACACCAGGTAAGATTTACCAGTGTCTTCATCAGTAAAAACGGTTTGGTCGCCAGTATTAGTAGTGCCAATCCGGTCCAGCATGCTTATTTTCTGATGCCATTTAAAGGGGCCGGCAGGTAAGTCAGACACAGCAATGAGCACCTCCGCGCCATGCTGCACAAACATGGCATACTGGTCTAGGTCTTTTATGTACGCTACCCCCAAGCGCCCTAGCCAGGTCCACTTTCCATCGGGCAAAGCTTCTTGTTTGGTCATGGCGTCACCTTCAAACGTCCAGTTAACCAGATCGGTGGAAGTATAGCAGGTAACCGATTCATAGCTTGACCGGGGCAAGGTTTTGTTTGGCGAGTTCCGGTAGGTTTCCGCCTCCTTGTAGTGAACGCCGTACCAGTAATACTTCTCCTGGCCAGACATTGGGTCCTTAAATTTGAAAATACCTCCGCCCTGGCTATAGATAGGCTGCCCGTCTTTGGTGTTCCAGAAAACATCATTCTTAATGTTGAGTTTCTGGGCAATCACTGGGGAGACTAGGAAAATAGTGGAGAGCAGAAATACAAAAATCACACTGAGCTGCGCAAAAAACCTTTTGAAGTACAAGGGTTGGTACATGTTTATCAGATTATATCAATTAGATATAGCAATAAGTTTTAGTATGATTTACCAAAATCGGCCTCAAAACCGACAGTAGTTACTTTGATAACAGCTTAGTGCGCTCCAGTTTGTCATGATACAGAATGTGCCCTACTTTCTCCTTGTGGATGAGCTTACTCAGCTTCATTACATTTTCCATCTTATTGCTGGTTCTCCGAACCTCACGAGAGATCAAAGCTGTCTTTTACTTTCACTCTTCTTTCATTTAAGCAGGTGAAATCCTTGATGCTTAAGGCATGTTCTTCTTCTCGAAACGCCAGTTGGGGTTTTGTGCTAATCCAGCCGGATTACCGGTAAATAGTTTACCCGCTTTCTTGTCGCCTTTCAATTGCCATTGGTACCAGGCAGTAGCGACCTTGGCAAACTCACCACCATGAGGTTGGCTGTACGTGCCGCCGTGCCCCACCTCCATATTGGCCATAAAAACCGGCACATGATTAATGCGGTTATAGTCGTCCATTCCGTTGTGATAGGCAATGTCTTTTTCGCCGCCCATCAGATACAAGGTGGGCGTATGCAGCTTTTTAAGATTATCCTTCGTGAGGTTGGGCATGGCGCTTTTCCCGTTTCCGGGCGTAGTAAAGATGCCGCTATTGCAAACTACCACCGTGCTCACCCGCGGGTCTGAGGCTACCTCAAGCGTTTGCAAACCACCACAGGACATGCCGCTCACGGCTATCTTGGTTACATCTATTTTGTTGTAATAAGGACTTTTTTTGTCTCCATTCTGAGCAATGGCCCAGTTGATGGCGTCAATAAGCTGAGACGAGGTTGATTTGCCACCTCCCTTTTCCCTTTCCTGGGGCATAGGACCAATGGCTACCACCAGAAAACCGTAAGAAGAAACCTCTGACAAAAAATTCACATGTTCCCAGGGAGAGTTGGCGCAAGCACCGTTTCCCCAGGCAATAATGGGCAACTTATTCTTCTTGCCAAAAGCGCTCAAGTCTTTCGGGCGGAAGACGGTATGAGTCGCCAGTGTAGTTTCGGTGAGCATCACCGCCCTATACGGGCCGGTACCACCATCTTCCACTACCCTCAAGTTTGCTTGTACCGAAGTTGCAGCCGGCTGCGCGAGTAAAGTTGGCGGTTTTAGAGTTGCTATGATAATAAGAATCAAAAACGTAAACATGAATTGCTTTCTAATCATACAATCAAGTCTAAGGTTAGTGGGACTATTATAACAGAGTGACTGATGTAACATCTCTGGACAACTTATCTGATTTAATTAGTATTAGGCAGCTATTTGGAGGCTACTTCTTCTACTAAATTGTAGATAAGGGTAACTTTTCGAAGAAGGAAAAACATCCCTTGAAAGGGAAGTTTCTGAAGATATCTAGTTCGGGGTAGCTTTTAGAACACGCCTTACCTCACAAGACTTAAAGGTTTGATACTTTTTTCTGAAATACACCATGGAAACCGCTGTTAACAAAACGCCAAATGCTGAAAGGCCTATCACACTGTTTGAGAAGAAGGTTACCCAATTTAATTGAACTTTCAATATTTCTTTGCTGAACAACACCCCAACACTGCCCACGTACCCAAATGAATCGGCCAGGTAAATAAGGAAGCCAACGTTTCCGGTATATTTAAACGTGGAAATCAGCCGATCAAAAAACACGGCATTGAAAGGGATGTACACCATATACAGACCAAGTCCCACCAGCATCATCCACCAGGCGGGCTCCACGGATTTAGTCATGAAAAGCAAAGTTGAACCACCGGCAAGCGCAAACCCCAGCAAAATGAAAACATGTGCCGTCTGCAGGGCTTTGTGATTGTTCTTGATGAGCACCATGGAGCCAATCAACACCAGAATGATGAGGGTGATGGGGGTTTCTGTTTTCGTGAAAATAGCGGGCTGGTTGAAGTACCCTAAATCTTTCCACATTTCATCCCCGAAGTTATCTCTGATGTCCCGGAAGATAGTGGCAAAAGAATAAATCAGGACGCATATGGCAATACCGGGATAAAACTCCCGAACAAATCTTTTTCTGTCATCCTGGGTCATGGCGGTACGTTCTGCCCTGAGTTGGATGTCTTCCTCACTGGGTGGTGGAATCTTCTCCATCAGATACACAAAAAGCACCAGGGGCGGTACAAAGACTAAACCCGTGTAAAAGGGCATCCAGAATTCTGATATACCAAACTGCACCATCAGCCATGCCCCTACAGATTTGACGAAACCTGAGGCAAAAATAAAACTCACCGCCAAGGTAGCCCCAATGAAATCTGTGCTCCTCCTGCCCTCCACATAAGAGAAAACAACTCCCCAGAGCATGCCTAAGGGAAATCCGTTTACAAAAAGGAAAACAATGTTGTAAGGCAAGGGCACCACCGCGAAAAACAACCAGCTTACCCAGGATATCCCGGTTAACAGGAGAATCACGGTACCTCTGCCTGTTCGTTTAAGCTCTGAGATATACTTTATCCCATAAAATTTGGCCAGCAGGTAACCCAACATCTGACTGATCACCAATATAGTCTTGTAGCTATACCCTCCTATTTCAATGCCGTCATAAGTAGCAACTGTAAAAGACTTTCTGAAGCCAAAGATCATGATGTAGGTAAGGAAAACCACTACAGCAGCATATACCCCAACCTTTATCTGGCTTCTGGTCATTTCATTTTTCTCAGACATGCTACCTTAGTTATCAGGTTTTGATTTCACATTTGCCTTTGGAATGTAGGTAATAGCGGTTGAAATTTTATAGGGGCTACCAAAATTTCTTTTGTTTTCTTAGCAGAGGTCACTTGTTGGCATTTCAAAATAGGATTTCACTTATGGCAATTCCTCATTTGTAAAGCCCTGTTAATTAGCTTGCACTAGAAGTTTGTAGTACAGCCCCTCTACCACCTTATGGTATGCTCCTAAAGCCATATTACCATCAAGGAAAAGTTTTCATATACAAATCTGCTGTCATCAAGAAAGCCTATTCATTATCATGGAGCGGCTTTCTTGATGATTAAACTAGACTGTTCGGGCAAATACAGTACACCATCTTTTTCCTACGACTGTATACATTCAAAGCTTATATACTATTTTATTAATGATATAGCGTTGTTAATACACAGAGAAAAGACGTTTATAAAGGAGCAATGCGAATGGGATAAGACATAACGTAAATAACAATGCCAAGGAGCAGCAAATTTTCAAATCTATGCTTCACCTGTTGCATATCCCCTGTTAATCAAAGTTAATCAAATAGCCCAATCAGGACAAAATGGGTTTTGTTCGTTCTTTTAGTAATGCAATAGCCTCTTGTTCACTGGCAAATGCATTATCAATGTTTAACAAGTGCCGGGCCAGTACATCGTACCGTTTACACATAAGGTAAAAGAACACTCTGGAATAGTCCAATCCATCAAAAACTATCGCTTTGTTCAGCCGGTACTTGGCTTGGGTTTTCAGAAAATGATTTGGGTACTCTGACCAGTGCATGGCCGGACGTTCATGGTGGCTGATGTGGTAACCATCATTCCAGCATTTGTGGTTATATTTCACGTTTATGCAAGTGATGCTATTTTTATATGGGTTTGCCGGTTCACTGGCATCCACGAACGAGTGTTGCGTCCAGTTACCTACCATGGCAATGAGCCGGTAAATGAAAAGCGGAATAATAAACACCACTAGGGTAGCCGGAAAGCTAATAAAGCTTAACCCCACACATAAAGCTAAAAAACTAACCTCCCCAACAACAGCCCTGCAAACCAGCTTGCGCCTTTTCTTTCGGAGCAGGTAGTCAATCAAGTCAATCACTCCAGCCACCATAAACAACCCGTAATATTTCAGGAAGGACCTAACACTATCTCTTTTATAAGCTAGAGTACTGCTTTCGTCTTCTGTCATATTACCCTCTACATGGTGCATGCCTATGTGATGACTATAATATGTTTCAGGACTCTGCCCAAAGAAGGGGCCTACTACCCAGGGCAAATAGTTGTTCCAGTACCGGTAAGGAGATTTAAACAATGGCCGGTGGTTAGTACAATGAAACATCAATCCAAATGGACCTTTAAACATTGCATTATTGAGAACCAGGTAAGTAAATGCCAACAGCCACCACAGCCAGCCTGAAATAAAAGGAAGGTATAAAAGGACACCAACCGGAATAAGAACCAGGCTTATTTTGATGGTCAGGTAAATGAAGGGCAGGTCCCGCTCATCATTTAAAAAGTTGATTAAGAAATAATCAATTGCAGAAGCAGGCTTCTCTACCCCGCAGGGATCTGTAACGGCGGTTAAGGTCTTCATGATTCTTGAAGTGCTCTTTTGAGGATAATAGACTTAGTAAAACAAACAATACAACTTCACATGTTTTAATCATTAAATTAATACATACTACCCCAAACATAGACACTGATAACAATGGAACACATTATAGGCGGGGAAGTCTTCATATTTGTTGGGCTAAACCAAGATCAATGCCTTAAAGGAGTGGTCTTTTACTCCCATTTTAAAAAAATGGAGCAAAACATCACCATAGTTATATCATGGTCAATGCTATCTCGTAAAACCACCTTCACTGTAGCTTAGAGAATGTGGTCAAATCCCTCGCACGCGAATGGTATTCTCTATTTCCTGCCGGTAGTTTCTACCGATGGGGAGTTCTTTTCCCATTACTTCCACATGGCTTGGGGAAAACGAATCAATCTTATCTAAAGCCACAATATATGACCTATGGATCCGGGCAAAGCTCTCCTCAGGCAGCATCTCTTCCAAAGACGAGATGGTTTGTTTGGGTACTATCTGCTTGGTTGCCGTGACAATACGCACATAGTCCTTCAGGCTTTCTATGTACAGAATATCAGAGACCATCACTTTCACCATCTTGCGGTCAACCCTGAAATAAAGGAACCTGTCGCTGGAGGCATGGTGAAGTTGCGGAGAAGGGGCGGCAGCGATGGAAAGCTCTGGTTGATGAATTTTCTGGATAGCTCTTAACAGCCGCTCGAATGAGATGGGTTTAAGTAGATAATCTACCACATCAAGGTCAAACGCTTCTAAGGCGTACTCTGGGTAAGCAGTCGTAAAAATAACCTTAGGCGGGTGGCGCAGGGTCCTAAGAAAATGGGTCCCTAACAGCTGTGGCATCTTAATGTCAAGGAACATTAGATCAACGGGTTGCCGCTGAAGCTCTTCCAGCGCCGAGATGGCGTTATGGCATTGCCCCACTACCTGCAACATGGGCAATGAAGCTATATGAGACTGCAACACCGCCTGGGCGGGCGGCTCGTCATCTACTAAGAGGCATCTGATCTTCATAGCGGTTAGTGATAAAGCTGTTTTTCAGCAGATCTTCTGAACGTCATCCTTGTTTCGGCGGAAGCTTTTTCCATGTCAGACTCCTCCAACTGAAGCGTAAGGGTCACCAGAAAAGTCTCCGATTCCCGCCAAATGTTCAACTCATGTGTGGCAGGGTAAAGCAACTCCAACCTTTTTCTGACATTTGCCAATCCAATACCATGTGTTACCTGATGCTCTCCGGGAGGGTCTGCTTCCGGAACGGCATTCATTATCTTGAACTTCAAGGTGTGCCCCCTCACCATAATATCAAGGCTCACCCAAGCCTGGTCTAGTTGTTCGCTTGCCCCGTGTTTAAAGCTGTTTTCCAGAAAAGGTAACAGAAGCAAAGGCGCAATCAACTTCCCTTCTAAATTCCCTTCAATGTTGACAGAAAGATCCAGGCGT is part of the Rufibacter tibetensis genome and harbors:
- a CDS encoding family 43 glycosylhydrolase, whose product is MYQPLYFKRFFAQLSVIFVFLLSTIFLVSPVIAQKLNIKNDVFWNTKDGQPIYSQGGGIFKFKDPMSGQEKYYWYGVHYKEAETYRNSPNKTLPRSSYESVTCYTSTDLVNWTFEGDAMTKQEALPDGKWTWLGRLGVAYIKDLDQYAMFVQHGAEVLIAVSDLPAGPFKWHQKISMLDRIGTTNTGDQTVFTDEDTGKSYLVYSYGRGRNKIYLSEIGIVNGKVDLLDCTMIFEGVGREGNCMFKYKGKYYMAASNLYGWDASLAYYLVADNIKGPYEPRNDMQVMEGSESDYAHVTQTGFFFNVKGSKQETVVYCGDRWANFAGNGLGYNQWFPMSFNGAKPYFNSLGSWNLDVKTGEWEVAADNNYVKNGSFEADRKRMPSQVKPVQTYLLGWETTVLKGNKVSLDTTSSPVLNYDNSEEERKRVIGEKSLNISDKVPFQRKVSQVVSSSPYVKLPDGFYTLTANIKNTEGFSKLEMYAESAGKRMASKVKKTNPQWVTIELKRMPVKNGKVEIGFLADGNANASCQVDDISLVKEK
- a CDS encoding DUF5690 family protein; translation: MSEKNEMTRSQIKVGVYAAVVVFLTYIMIFGFRKSFTVATYDGIEIGGYSYKTILVISQMLGYLLAKFYGIKYISELKRTGRGTVILLLTGISWVSWLFFAVVPLPYNIVFLFVNGFPLGMLWGVVFSYVEGRRSTDFIGATLAVSFIFASGFVKSVGAWLMVQFGISEFWMPFYTGLVFVPPLVLFVYLMEKIPPPSEEDIQLRAERTAMTQDDRKRFVREFYPGIAICVLIYSFATIFRDIRDNFGDEMWKDLGYFNQPAIFTKTETPITLIILVLIGSMVLIKNNHKALQTAHVFILLGFALAGGSTLLFMTKSVEPAWWMMLVGLGLYMVYIPFNAVFFDRLISTFKYTGNVGFLIYLADSFGYVGSVGVLFSKEILKVQLNWVTFFSNSVIGLSAFGVLLTAVSMVYFRKKYQTFKSCEVRRVLKATPN
- a CDS encoding glycosyl hydrolase 53 family protein, translated to MKSLLKFLTATLMVFIGICGESQAQESKPTEIQVTAYKTTMLANGKDEVLITAKIIDSKGKDVPGMTKPVIYKIIGDADIVSINGLKAQDLQKTDSTWQTNLSGTARIILKAGTTRAIIKFEAKTDSLGAGATEIHTIRPGKPHKVTDEHYKARTTTDRILGADISFLPQLEARGIKFTDQGVEKDAIAILKDHGFNYVRLRIFNNPAHPKGYSPEKGFCDLEHTKQMAKRVKAAGMKLLLDFHYSDYWADPQQQNKPAAWVGKDFSVLKDSVQAYTQHVMQQLKNQGTEPEMVQIGNEINHGMIWPEGHVNNLDSLAQLIYAGFKGVKAVSPQSLIMVHVALGGQAEESEFFYNAMRQRNVPFDIIGLSYYPKWHGTLEDLKRNIAVLSKKYNKQIMVAEYTHLKREVNDIAFSVPGGKGIGSFIWEPLNTWEAIFDRSGKSNNLLDVYPEIAKKYLK
- a CDS encoding LytR/AlgR family response regulator transcription factor — protein: MKIRCLLVDDEPPAQAVLQSHIASLPMLQVVGQCHNAISALEELQRQPVDLMFLDIKMPQLLGTHFLRTLRHPPKVIFTTAYPEYALEAFDLDVVDYLLKPISFERLLRAIQKIHQPELSIAAAPSPQLHHASSDRFLYFRVDRKMVKVMVSDILYIESLKDYVRIVTATKQIVPKQTISSLEEMLPEESFARIHRSYIVALDKIDSFSPSHVEVMGKELPIGRNYRQEIENTIRVRGI
- a CDS encoding alpha/beta hydrolase family protein: MIRKQFMFTFLILIIIATLKPPTLLAQPAATSVQANLRVVEDGGTGPYRAVMLTETTLATHTVFRPKDLSAFGKKNKLPIIAWGNGACANSPWEHVNFLSEVSSYGFLVVAIGPMPQEREKGGGKSTSSQLIDAINWAIAQNGDKKSPYYNKIDVTKIAVSGMSCGGLQTLEVASDPRVSTVVVCNSGIFTTPGNGKSAMPNLTKDNLKKLHTPTLYLMGGEKDIAYHNGMDDYNRINHVPVFMANMEVGHGGTYSQPHGGEFAKVATAWYQWQLKGDKKAGKLFTGNPAGLAQNPNWRFEKKNMP
- a CDS encoding fatty acid desaturase family protein; the encoded protein is MKTLTAVTDPCGVEKPASAIDYFLINFLNDERDLPFIYLTIKISLVLIPVGVLLYLPFISGWLWWLLAFTYLVLNNAMFKGPFGLMFHCTNHRPLFKSPYRYWNNYLPWVVGPFFGQSPETYYSHHIGMHHVEGNMTEDESSTLAYKRDSVRSFLKYYGLFMVAGVIDLIDYLLRKKRRKLVCRAVVGEVSFLALCVGLSFISFPATLVVFIIPLFIYRLIAMVGNWTQHSFVDASEPANPYKNSITCINVKYNHKCWNDGYHISHHERPAMHWSEYPNHFLKTQAKYRLNKAIVFDGLDYSRVFFYLMCKRYDVLARHLLNIDNAFASEQEAIALLKERTKPILS